From Candidatus Woesearchaeota archaeon, the proteins below share one genomic window:
- a CDS encoding OmpA family protein, producing MQLEKSGMITLKTVFMVGAVLVFMSLLAVDVSAGLANSLENILYDLNSFFSNNQYQSYAKIIDFAIFFIMFTAACYMGLHKWAGDKTPHGAVVGVAVSLGLAMAIPLVLYTNVSVALLFPFAKAFLFMIIVWLIWNVLVKAGMSKWRAFLLALLLTFLMFLLAGYLLSDGTGGGFGGLFDTSFGRVDLPRPGLPDVHLPGTGGKGRGDCKIEGIFAVNKASLGDIIEGEENPATQVSADGINCQSGTIRIYGYASMEGDESYNTQLSSDRAEAVKQAILEEWGPGYGSISASGEGSTWAFSSPSADDRADPDTAPEETLKPNRRYVIQCTCKQSTTTDPSQKPNCKALEKQIDEKIKAAENAENNRDKATDPTKKMEYADEADKLYEDADALSQEYDREGCRK from the coding sequence ATGCAGCTGGAAAAGAGCGGGATGATAACCCTGAAAACGGTTTTCATGGTAGGAGCAGTCCTTGTGTTTATGAGCCTTCTTGCTGTAGACGTGTCTGCTGGCCTTGCCAATTCTCTTGAAAATATACTTTATGATTTGAATAGTTTCTTTAGCAACAATCAATACCAGAGCTATGCTAAGATCATTGATTTTGCTATTTTCTTTATTATGTTTACCGCAGCCTGTTACATGGGGCTGCATAAATGGGCAGGTGATAAAACTCCGCACGGTGCTGTTGTTGGTGTTGCTGTTTCTTTGGGATTAGCCATGGCTATTCCCCTTGTGCTGTACACTAATGTTTCCGTAGCATTACTCTTTCCCTTTGCTAAGGCATTCTTGTTTATGATTATTGTCTGGCTCATCTGGAATGTCTTGGTTAAGGCAGGCATGAGCAAATGGAGAGCCTTCTTGTTGGCCTTGCTATTAACCTTTTTGATGTTTTTGTTAGCAGGCTATCTCTTGTCTGATGGCACTGGTGGAGGATTTGGTGGTCTCTTTGACACGTCCTTTGGCCGTGTTGATCTTCCACGTCCAGGATTACCTGATGTTCATCTTCCAGGAACTGGAGGGAAAGGTAGAGGGGATTGTAAAATCGAAGGTATTTTCGCAGTAAACAAAGCCTCTCTTGGTGATATCATTGAGGGTGAGGAAAATCCTGCAACACAGGTGAGTGCAGATGGTATCAATTGTCAGTCAGGAACCATCCGTATTTATGGCTATGCAAGCATGGAGGGTGATGAGTCGTATAATACACAACTTTCATCTGATCGTGCAGAGGCGGTTAAGCAAGCCATTCTCGAAGAATGGGGTCCAGGATATGGGTCAATCAGTGCCTCTGGAGAAGGGTCTACCTGGGCATTTAGTTCTCCTAGTGCCGATGATCGAGCAGATCCTGATACTGCCCCTGAGGAAACTCTGAAACCAAACCGAAGATATGTCATCCAATGTACCTGTAAACAAAGCACAACAACTGATCCTTCTCAGAAACCAAACTGCAAAGCTTTGGAGAAGCAGATTGATGAAAAAATCAAAGCAGCCGAAAACGCTGAAAATAACAGAGATAAAGCAACAGATCCTACCAAAAAAATGGAATACGCTGATGAAGCTGACAAGCTCTATGAAGACGCTGATGCTCTTTCACAAGAATATGATCGTGAGGGATGCAGGAAATGA